Genomic segment of Drosophila takahashii strain IR98-3 E-12201 chromosome X, DtakHiC1v2, whole genome shotgun sequence:
aatatttaatttgccatGTATATCAGCCAGACAATGGTTAGTAATTAGTGcagcaaaaaaacagaaacaatggAGAGAAGCTTTTTATGGGGGCACTATTGATTTAATTAAGCAGTGATTAATAACCGTATTATTTCGTTCGCAGGACAAAGTCAAGGATGTGTTCGACACAGCCATTTGGGAGGGCCTCGTGCCCACCACCCTGCCGCCCACGCCCTCCTTCTGGAGGAAGCTCTTCTGCCTGGCCTGAAACTCGAAACTGAAGATCAACCCAACTCTCAACACACACtcgatttattataatttttattttttttggatatataaccattatttatattaaagattttttttagagaTTTTCGTTTAGCAGTGCTTGCACACAGACTGATCTACACATAAACTAAAGTAACATAtacatttagattttaaacaagaaaattatAATGCTTAATGCCTAATCGTATAGATTTCATCACTTTACTCGTAAACATGTTCGTGGTTTTCTCTCATCgccttcttttttgttttattataaaacctaAACTATTTAAGCCTTATTATCGCCCAGATCCACAACTATGTTACATCATTCCATCCATTTTTAAGCATTACGTTTTAagcaaatatttcaaatattgtaTATCGAAGGCAGCAGTAAATATAGTAGCAAAACAAATCCACCAATTCTGGATTGAATTTTCTCGGGAAAGGGCGGCCTCTCTGCAGTGTTTCCAAATAATTTGGCAACCTAATGCCGTAAGTGccagcaaaaataataataaataccgAGGGCATTACGCCGACGTTGGATTGGAGAGCAGAATCAACAAAAGCAACATTAGCGTTTCGGCAAAGTCTCGATTCTCGACTCCGCCAAgtaaacacacacgcacacttgcAGGCAGCATCTGAAGGGAAATTTGATGGGGAAAACTAAAGGGAAAGCTTGTCAAACTTTGCATACGGCAGCCACAGCGGCCGTTTGGGGGCTTGGTAataaaaaatgctaaaattttggagaatatttttgttttatgtaaaatacagatttcaatttgccacaaaaaaataattcattttttggCCGTAACAAtagaaatattgatccaaatatggattgtcatacctttctgaactcgttattaaatttccaatcgattggcattaaaatctagacattttatatttttgccatttttcgtaaaaaatcatgatgtacccccttaaaaaaattgaaaattggcgaaaattttattctttcaaGATCACCCTGAAAGTGTCATagaattatttcttattttgatatatgttcaaaacagtatgtatttttggtgtacgaccatttttggccaagttacagcaaaaaaacaaaaagaaaaaaattcaaatttttgccaaaaaatcagaacccaatttttcacaaaaaaataattaggtttttggccgtaacaatggaaatattgatccaaatatggattgtcttACATATAAATcagaataataattataaatgttcaaataaaaatgctaAGTCTAATatcttaatttatattaacaaAATCGCATTTATCTAATATACTCAGCTCAAAAGTAGGCAGGCTAAAgctacaccaaaaaaaaataccgaaGGGAAGTTAATTTTTCCCTGCTTCCTtgccatatatttatttttttgtcaacttACTGGCTCCGCTTTTTGCATTGTGAGTTTAGTGGCGGCATCGAGTCGTTTGCTGATGCTGATGTCTTGATTGTGCGGACATTTAACTTTGAGCGGGACAAAAAGGCAATATTCATGGCGATGGCAGAGGCGGAGGTCTGAGGTCAAAGGGGGTTGAACATGCCGAGTAAAGAGGCAGCAGTAATAACAAAACTGAACCGAACCAGCTGACGGGCAAGTGCAGTGTAAACATTTTCACATTGTCTGGCCAAATCTGGCGAGCAAACAGTTAATGTGCCTGtcgacggcagcagcaacatgcaacataCCCCCGCCGGCAACATGCAACAGTTCGGTTTTTGCGTAGCCGTAGCCCATAAAATGGAAGATTCGGCATTCCAGAGGCAGTGGAtacaaccaaaaaataataataaatcaatagCAGGACGAGGGAAACTTGGCCATGTCATGTTTGCTAAATTTATGGCTACTTACGAGCAACAGCAATAAATACACAATTTATTAGACAAATATTTTCGGGGTGCGGGGGTCAAgaaattacgtatacgtattacgtatacgtatggCCCTGCTAATGATGCACATCTCCACTCCGTCCTGTCCAGATGTCACTTCATTTTGAGGGCGTCCCATGAAATATTGAGCAGATCACAAGGCCTTTGGCCATGTCAATCGATTTGGGCCAAATTCCGGACCCACTTACGTTTCGTCCTGCGGCGGCCAAGTCGAAATTCAATTCGACGTTCCATAATGAAAAATGTGTCTGTGAAACTGTTGAATGGTTTTCTTCCcactttctatatttttttgattttttcggggttctttttattattatttttcgtttCTTTGTTTGGTACGTGCCAATAAAGAGCCGGCTGGAGTCGAGGCACGCGGCTATTTATGTGGGTCATTCACGCGCACGGGATGTGGACCGCATCCGTAGCCcttttgtgtgtgcgagtgtgtgtgtaattTACTTAGGaatagatacagatacggatACGGATACATGTGGCACAGATACGCGGCAGCCAGACACGCCACTTGAACCCCTGATTGCGCCCGGTGACGGTCGCTGGGTCTGTAAGGTGATACCCTGTAGGTAGCGGTAGTCCGGTAGTCAAACTCTCGAGTAGTTCTCCGAACCACATGAATTTAGAGGTACGTCCTAAGGAAATCGGTGTACGATTGGGCAAGTTATGGGCCTTAGAAGTTCAGATCGGGGTcactttatttataatatttacaaaaaatttcaaaatgttgATTTCTAGTAAATTAAATCACACATTTTAAGAGGTGCGTTGCGGAAAAATCGGACTTCGATTGGTTAGCTGATGGGCCTTAGAAGTTCAGATCGGGGTCACCTTATTTATAACAATCATAcaaaacatacaaaatattattgctGTTTATTACCAAAGTTAACCATACTTTTTTAAAGGTTATGGGCtccttttatttctttataaaataatttaacgtTTTCATCAGGCATTTGCCAATATTTATAGATAAACAACGGGTATTTTGTCGGCACTCACCAATCCGGAATCTTGGTTTTCTTCGGTGTTTTCTAGCCGTTGCCATTGTTGCCCCCGGCCAAGTTGAGAGCTCTTGCGATGAGGCTAAAACTTATAATCATGGCATCATCAACAAAATTATCGTTTTGCCACAGAcaacgcacaaacacacacacacacacacatatgtgGGGTCCtgcacagatacagatacactcGCCATTTAAGAGCATAAAAGCGAAACGTGCTCGAAATGTGAATTACTCGCGCTCCAAAACCCACCTCCCCCACCCCctcttacacacacacactgttgCACTTGAAGGGCCTGAGTGTGCGAGTTGATTTTGCTCTTTGGCTCCATTTTGGCCCATAACTTTAACTATTTTACACGAGCAACCGAAGAGAACCCAAGGAACATTTACTCGactttttcctttcctttgttttccctctttgtttttcttgccTTTATTTAGTCGCCTTAGTGCCTGCTTTCTTTTTGGGGGGCGAATAAATGGTCGTCGGCTGAGGATAGAGTTTTGTGGATCTGGCACCTTCAATATCTCTCTTCTTCTTTTCCCtcactcttttttttggcaaattaacAAGCCAGCAGGAGGGGAAAAAATGGGCAAAAGGCGTCAGCAGCAGTTTCAGCTTCCCTTTTAAACATTGATTTCCGGGCGCCTAGGTACACGGTGTTGTATGTGTACACTAAGGGAAAcaattgaaaaaattacaaaaaatgaaatgaaaaatgacttttatctatttatattactttactttttaaatagatattttttactaatttttcttaattttctttaataaactaaaacataaaataagaataactcACATTATAAATAAGATTAAAACCTGAAACATATGAtataccaaattttttaacttacttttcagttaaaagtaaaaatttcttCCAGTGCAaatgtacatacgtatattTGTGTAATTGAAGCATCGAAGAAATCGCAATTCGCACGAACGCATTTCCTCGCAAAGGCAAACAACAAatagagatatatatataaaaagtgaAAGAGGCGGATGATAAGGGGGCGTGGTTGGAGGTGGTGACAGAGAGGTGAAAAAGGGAGGGGGTGGGGGGGGGCGGTAAGGAGACGACACGACTGCTCCATTCAGCAGCTGTGAGCGGTGAAAACCTTTTTGGCGCTAATTGCAATTACACGAAATATTATTTGCACACATTTCCAGCCAAAGTCGCAATCagtgcgaaagagacggcGCGCGAGTGTGGGAGCGAGAtggctttattttttgggggccTCGGGATCTGTAAGAAAAAGCCAACAGTTTAATCAGTTGAATGACTGCAGGCTATTGCGTCACTATTATttgttataatataaaaatctataatataataaatgataaattcaaaaaatattgaatatttaactTTATATTCGTAgaacattttgtaattaatataaaataaatattaaatactccCGATGGATTTATCTAGATTTAAAGAGAGCCACTGATAACCTTAACCCATTTTTTCCACCCTTAACTGACCTTCAGAATgcataaatacttaaaaaggcaaaaaggaCAACATCGAGGGCAGAATCCATAATGGAATGCGAACCCATCCGAGGATTGTTTGCCAGTCTCATCCATTTATTTGCTTATCCAAGTCAGCACCTGATACCCAGGACCCCTCTTCAGTCCACCGCCCGCCGCCCCTGTCACTTCCAATTGCAGTTGCCATTCACAATTGTCTGGCATGTCGGCCGATAAGCCCACTCCATTGGCACTCCACCCCCCTTAACCCCTTTTTAGCCCAAAACCCCCGCAACCCCCGCCTGTGTGCAATAAATCAAACATCAAAGCGATGAGCCAACTTGAAATGGACTGCAAATTTATGCAGCGACAGCTCTCAAATGCCCGATCCCCATTTCAATGGCAGATGGCGGAACAACAGGAGTAAACAAATCAAAGGCCGGCGACACACCCTGGAATTTATAatcaaaattgaattgaagaGCTCAAAAAAACCGTTGTTACACAAATGGGGaaagtaaatatatcaaaGAATTAGcgcagttttaaaataaatattattttagcatAAGCATTCGGTGGAAAAATAGTAtcaaaaagagtaaaaaaaaagctaaaactaacttaatgtaaaatttaattaactatataaaaatatttaaatattttgaagtaatagtttagttaattaaaattgattgggaaaataataaagaaatttgtatggttttataatttatggtTTATTATAATCtcaaagtatgcagtgaaataattaacaaattcaTGAAAAAGCGACAACTATCTTACTGTgatatttacataaaaaatattttgaagcattggtaatattaaatgtttactTTTGTGTGACTTaactttagttttaaattcaaacaaatttttaaagggCTAACCTAATCGAGGGATGTCAGTTATCCATATGCAAATGAGATTTTTCATTATAATTTCACCTCTACCTGTTTAGTTTATTTGCGCCTGCATACGATTTACATGCATGCGATAAAGTTGATTAAATGCAaagtggcaaacggaatttcattcccattttcccccccACCACTGCTCTTCCTCCTGCTCCCCGTCGTCGttggaaaatattgaaaaacttgaagggaaaacaaaaaacaaactggGGGATccgcaaacacaaacacgATGGAGAAAAGTCTAGGAGAGGAGTAAGAGTAGTAACACTAGGAGATTTAAGGGTTAACCCATAAGTTGGTGTGTGAAAAATTATGTTTGCTTTTCTAATGGGTGAAAAAAGTGcacacttaaatatttattatttaggcaaaaagtctaaaaattgttataaaatataaagaatatatttaaatttattttactaaatattttttttcaaggtttattttttttgctagtGCAAACGGTCAGCAGCACATATTGAAAAAGTTATGAACAGGAAATGAAACGGAAGCTGACAATATTCTCCAACGACTgggaggagatggagatggtgaTTCACCCCGACCATTGCCAACCGACCAGCTTTCCTCATTTGGTGACCAGATGACATAATTGGCCCGCAATGTTCGCTTATCAACacagctgtttttttttgaaggccTGTTTTCCGGTTCTCCAAAAACTAGAGCATAAAAGCCAACGAAGGGCCAATGAATGGGGCAGTTAGAagggtttgccatggccgaggAGAAGCACCGTATGTTGTACCAGGGTCAGGATCCCAGCCAGCAGGATCAGCTGAATCACCAGGATCAGCCGAAGCAGCGACCTTTGTCCCTGTCCCCCTCGGAACCGCCCACCTATGATGATGCCATGAATCgcctggaggaggaggaagaggtGTACTCCCAAGTGGAGGAGGGTTCATCGGAGGAATTGACAGCGCCGCCAGAGCGAAGTAggtaatgattttaaattattaaattattattaaattattttgttatatttctAACTTGAAGATTTCTTCATTGTGGCCCCTCAACCCAAATTGGGCAGCCAGGCGATGGACATCGTTTGTCTAGCTTGTGGCCAACGGGGATTCACTCGCTTGAAGAGCTCACCAAATAAGCGCACCAACATTTTTGCCCTCTGGCTGTGCATTTTGG
This window contains:
- the LOC108068011 gene encoding lipopolysaccharide-induced tumor necrosis factor-alpha factor homolog yields the protein MAEEKHRMLYQGQDPSQQDQLNHQDQPKQRPLSLSPSEPPTYDDAMNRLEEEEEVYSQVEEGSSEELTAPPERNFFIVAPQPKLGSQAMDIVCLACGQRGFTRLKSSPNKRTNIFALWLCILGWCCCACLCPYFWNCCRTTNHYCSACDIFLGAHYPTECC